A region from the Gemmatimonadaceae bacterium genome encodes:
- the rplQ gene encoding 50S ribosomal protein L17 gives MRHRKAGRQLRRTSEQKLALMRGLASSLFEHGAIETTEAKAKELRPFVEKLITKAKSGTLHARRLAGRHIHKRETADKLFQEIGPRFLKRAGGYTRILKTGHRKGDGAEMARIELVES, from the coding sequence ATGCGCCACCGCAAAGCGGGACGGCAGCTCCGGCGCACGAGCGAGCAGAAGCTCGCCCTGATGCGCGGGCTCGCCTCGTCCCTGTTCGAGCACGGAGCGATCGAGACCACCGAGGCCAAGGCCAAGGAACTCCGACCGTTCGTGGAGAAGCTCATCACCAAGGCGAAGTCCGGCACGCTTCACGCGCGTCGCCTCGCCGGCAGGCACATTCACAAGCGCGAGACCGCCGACAAGCTCTTCCAGGAGATCGGCCCCAGGTTCCTCAAGCGGGCCGGTGGCTACACGCGCATCCTCAAGACCGGGCACCGCAAAGGTGACGGCGCCGAGATGGCCCGCATCGAGCTGGTGGAAAGCTGA
- a CDS encoding 50S ribosomal protein L28 translates to MPINRSRCYSCDKGVAYGNNVSHANNKVRRTWKPNLQVVRVQVDGGKIVKVKVCTRCLAAGKVRRAPRAARVA, encoded by the coding sequence ATGCCGATCAATCGCAGCCGCTGCTACTCGTGCGACAAGGGCGTCGCCTACGGCAACAACGTGTCTCACGCCAACAACAAGGTCCGCCGCACCTGGAAGCCGAACCTCCAGGTGGTGCGCGTGCAGGTTGACGGCGGCAAGATCGTGAAGGTCAAGGTCTGCACCCGCTGCCTGGCCGCCGGCAAGGTCCGGCGGGCACCAAGAGCCGCCCGCGTCGCATAA
- a CDS encoding GDP-mannose 4,6-dehydratase, translated as MTTALITGVTGQDGRYLADALVTRGYRVVGVARRVPRDPLPPQVDLRSMDVSDEQALTALLQEARPDEIYHLAAETSVERSWDDPASARASAQAGVTGLLEQARCWAPASRIFVATSSEIFSGATETPQDEQTPLAPGSPYGEGKAAVLAAVRRARAEFGQHVSAGILYTHESPRRPPRFLARKVTQAVASIAAGRARELRLGNLEARRDWGFAGDYVDAMWRMLQAPSPDDYVIGTGVTRRVVELCDVAFGRVGLDYREYVVSDPTLFRPVDSATLVANPARARRQLGWAATTSFEDMIGAMVDADLRGGAELGST; from the coding sequence GTGACGACTGCCCTCATCACCGGCGTGACCGGCCAGGACGGCCGGTATCTCGCAGACGCGCTGGTCACGCGCGGCTATCGGGTGGTCGGTGTGGCACGCCGTGTTCCCCGCGATCCGCTTCCGCCGCAGGTCGACCTGCGGTCCATGGACGTCAGCGATGAGCAAGCCCTGACCGCGCTGCTGCAGGAGGCGCGCCCCGACGAGATCTATCACCTGGCCGCCGAGACGTCGGTCGAGCGCTCGTGGGACGATCCCGCGTCGGCGCGCGCGAGTGCACAGGCGGGCGTCACCGGATTGCTCGAACAGGCGCGATGCTGGGCACCGGCGAGCCGCATCTTCGTTGCCACATCGAGCGAGATCTTCAGCGGCGCGACCGAAACGCCGCAAGACGAGCAGACGCCGCTGGCGCCGGGCAGCCCCTACGGGGAGGGCAAGGCCGCGGTGCTGGCGGCGGTTCGTCGTGCGCGGGCCGAGTTCGGTCAGCACGTGAGCGCCGGGATTCTCTACACCCACGAGAGCCCACGGCGACCGCCGAGGTTCCTGGCGCGCAAGGTCACCCAGGCCGTCGCCAGCATCGCGGCCGGGCGTGCGCGCGAGCTGCGACTCGGAAACCTCGAGGCGCGCCGCGACTGGGGCTTTGCGGGGGACTATGTGGATGCCATGTGGCGCATGTTGCAGGCGCCCTCGCCCGACGACTACGTGATCGGTACCGGGGTGACGCGACGGGTGGTCGAGTTGTGCGACGTCGCCTTCGGGCGTGTGGGGCTGGACTATCGGGAGTACGTGGTGTCTGATCCGACGCTCTTCCGGCCGGTGGACTCGGCGACGCTCGTCGCCAACCCGGCGCGGGCGCGTCGGCAGTTGGGCTGGGCGGCGACGACGAGTTTCGAGGACATGATCGGCGCCATGGTGGACGCGGACCTCCGCGGGGGGGCGGAGCTCGGTAGTACCTGA